TGTTGGCTTCAAGTTCTTTTACCAGATTGTCTAGAATTCCGTTGATAAAAATACTACTTTTTGGTGTAGAATACTCTTTTGCGATTTCTAAATATTCGTTAAGAGTTACTTTTACAGGAATTGAAGGAAATTTTAAAAATTCGCAGATTGCCATTTTCAAAATAATCGTATCGATTTCTGCAATCCTTTCGCTGTCCCAATTTGGTGTTTTATCATCGTATTCTTTTGCAAAAGCAGCTTCATTTAAAACAGTTCTTCTAAACAAATCTTTTGCAAAATCTTTATCCTCCACATCCTTATACAATTTAGGAACTCTAAATTCGTCTGGATTTTCAGTTTTAATCGCTTTTAATTGTTTAATGATATGCGTATTAACAACTGGAATATCATCAACCCATGTTAATTTATCATCTTCTAAATACTCGTATAATTTTTCATTCGGAACAATTACGTCCGAAAACAAATCAGCAATAAATTGTTTGTCTTCTTCAAATGTGTTTACATTATTCGACATGTATTTTTTGTACACATCGCTTTCTTTAATATCATTTAAAAGCAAAATGATATAATCATCGTTTAAAGCCCAATTGTTGATTTTACGATTTTCTAAAGCAATGCTTAAAGAATTACTTTCGGCAAGAAGCTGAAAGATTTTGTTTTTGATAAATTTTTCGTTTGGATTACGTTCTGCTGGAGTTGCAAGATGTTTTTTACTTGACAGATGTAAAAAAACAGATTCTTTTTTACATATTTCAATCAATGAAGAAAGCATAATCAAATATAAATCCTGAATATTATCAATACTGTAGAAAAGAAATTTTTCTTCTTTTTCCATATTATCAGAACCGCTTTGATGCATTGCATAAATGGACTGCATTACTTTAATGCGTATGTGTCTTCTATTTACCACCTCGTAAGAACATTTAAAAATTAGTCCGCAAAAGTAAAACTTTTAAGGCGTATTTTAAAATTAAATCGTAAAAAAGTGTTTAGTCGCGGTTTATAGTATTCAGTCGCAGTTTTCAGTCGCAGTTTTCAGTCGCAGTTTTCAGTCACAGTTTTCAGTCACAGTCTCAATTTGCTGCGTCAAAAAAATAATTATACCACTAAACTAAACTAAACTAAACTAAACCTGAGACTGAAAACTGAAAACTAAATATCGAAAACTTAATACCGAAAACCGAGACTGTAAACTAAAAAAAAGTCCCAGTTTCCAGCAGAACTGAAAACTGAGACTGAGACTGTAAACTAAAAAGAATTACTTAGAAGCGTTCTCGATTTTTCTTTGATCGATACGGTTTTGAGCAATTGTAAGTGCCGCTTTGTGCGTTGTAATTCCGTTTTTCGCAGCGTAATCGATAATTTCTAAAGTGGTGTTATAGATATTTTCTGTTTTCGCCATGATTTCAGCTTTACCATAGTGCTCTAATTCAGCATAAACATTAATGATTCCACCAGCGTTGATTAAGAAATCAGGAGCATATAAAATACCTCTGTCTTTCAATCTCTGACCGTGAACGTTTTCATCTGCCAACTGATTGTTTGCTGCACCAGCAATAACTTTAGCTTTAATTTTTTCTATTGTAGCATCGTTAATAGTTGCTCCCATTGCACATGGTGCGTAAATATCAACATCAGCAGTATATAAATCTTCTCCTGTATAAATAGAAGCGTTGTATTTTGAAGCAACCTGATATAATTTCTCTTCATTAATATCGGTAATGGTAACCTGTGCGCCTTCTTTAGTTAAATATTCAACCAAAGTTTCACCCACGTGTCCAATTCCTTGAACCAAAACTTTTTTACCATCTAAAACATCAGATCCAAACTGACTTTTAGCAGCTGCTTTCATTCCTAAATAAACTCCGTAAGCAGTAACTGG
This is a stretch of genomic DNA from Flavobacterium endoglycinae. It encodes these proteins:
- the nusB gene encoding transcription antitermination factor NusB — translated: MQSIYAMHQSGSDNMEKEEKFLFYSIDNIQDLYLIMLSSLIEICKKESVFLHLSSKKHLATPAERNPNEKFIKNKIFQLLAESNSLSIALENRKINNWALNDDYIILLLNDIKESDVYKKYMSNNVNTFEEDKQFIADLFSDVIVPNEKLYEYLEDDKLTWVDDIPVVNTHIIKQLKAIKTENPDEFRVPKLYKDVEDKDFAKDLFRRTVLNEAAFAKEYDDKTPNWDSERIAEIDTIILKMAICEFLKFPSIPVKVTLNEYLEIAKEYSTPKSSIFINGILDNLVKELEANKKMVKVGRGLM
- a CDS encoding Glu/Leu/Phe/Val family dehydrogenase encodes the protein MNAAFATGKELQKMDPVFGQLSFDDHEQIVFCNDKDTGLKAIIGIHNSVMGPALGGTRMWNYNTEWEALNDVLRLSRGMTYKSAITGLNIGGGKAVIIGDAKTQKTPELMRKFGEFVHSLSGRYITAEDVGMETKDMDTVRDVTPYVTGISEERGGSGNPSPVTAYGVYLGMKAAAKSQFGSDVLDGKKVLVQGIGHVGETLVEYLTKEGAQVTITDINEEKLYQVASKYNASIYTGEDLYTADVDIYAPCAMGATINDATIEKIKAKVIAGAANNQLADENVHGQRLKDRGILYAPDFLINAGGIINVYAELEHYGKAEIMAKTENIYNTTLEIIDYAAKNGITTHKAALTIAQNRIDQRKIENASK